The nucleotide sequence AACTTGTAAAGCCAGCCGGTCTTGAATTGAAAGATCGTTTGGTGGGAGTACAACGTGTTACAAAAGTTACTAAGGGTGGTAGAGCATTTGGTTTTTCTGCTATTGTAGTAGTAGGTGATGAAAACGGAGTTGTTGGTCAAGGTTTAGGTAAATCTAAAGAGGTTGCCGATGCTATTGCTAAAGCCGTGGAAGACGCAAAGAAAAACTTAGTGAGAATTCCTTTGAATAAAGGAACGATACCTCATGAGCAAAAAGGTAAATACGGAGGAGCAAGAATTTTGCTTATACCAGCAGCTACCGGTACTGGAGTTATAGCAGGTGGAGCAATTCGTGCCGTATTAGAATCTGTAGGAGTACATGATGTACTTTCTAAGAATCAAGGTTCTTCTAACCCTCATAACGTAGTTAAAGCCACTTTTGATGCATTATTGCAATTAAGAAGTGCTCAAACTGTAGCTAAGCAACGCGGAGTTACATTAGATAAAGTATTTAAAGGTTAATTCAAGGATAAAATGGGAAAGATAAAAGTAACACAGGTTAAAAGTGCGATCAAACGTACAGCAAACCAAAAACGTACTTTGGAAGCACTTGGTCTTAGAAAACTAAACCAAACTGTAGAGCACGAAAACACACCAAATATCCTTGGTATGGTAAATAAAGTTTCACACTTAGTTTCTTTTGAAGAAACAAAATAATAAATCACATGGATTTAAGTAACTTAAAACCTGCAGAAGGTTCAGTTCAAAGTAACAGCAAGCGTGTAGGACGTGGAGAAGGATCCGGTAAAGGTGGTACTGCCACTCGTGGTCACAAAGGTGCAAAATCTCGCTCTGGTTACTCAAAGAAGATTGGTTTTGAAGGTGGGCAAATGCCACTTCAAAGACGTGTACCGAAGTTTGGTTTTACAAACAGAAATCGTAAAGTATACCAAGGGATCAACTTAGATACCTTACAAACACTTGTAGATAATGGAAACGTAACAGATTCTGTTGATATGAATGTTTTGGTAGAAAACGGTCTTGTTAGAAAAAACGAGCAAGTTAAGATATTAGGTAGAGGAGAATTAAAAGCAAAGTTGAAAATATCTGTTCATAAATTTACTGCCTCAGCAAAGGATGCTATAGAAGCTGCCGGAGGTGAAGTAGTTACTTTATAATAGATAAACTATGAAATTTATCAATACTATTAAGAATATCTGGAAAATCGAGGAACTAAAAAATAGAATTTTAGTTACCCTAGGTCTATTGTTAGTTTACAGGTTTGGAGCCCAGGTTGTATTACCTGGGATCGATGCTGCACAGTTATCGAATCTTGCCAGTCAAACCGATAGTGGACTTTTGGGTCTTCTTAATGCCTTTACAGGAGGAGCATTTTCAAATGCTTCCGTATTCGCATTAGGGATCATGCCTTATATTTCTGCTTCTATCGTAGTGCAGTTAATGGGAATTGCGGTTCCTTACCTGCAAAAGCTTCAAAAAGAAGGAGAGAGTGGAAGAAGAAGAATTAATCAAATTACAAGATGGTTAACTATTGCAATTACCTTGGTTCAAGGTCCTGGTTATATCTATAACCTTTTTGCTACATTACCTCAAAGTGCATTCTTATTAGGGGATAACATTACCTTCATAGTTTCTTCAGTAATTATACTTACAACAGGTACCATCTTCGCGATGTGGCTTGGGGAGCGTATTACAGATAAAGGAATTGGTAACGGAATCTCATTATTAATTATGGTTGGTATCATCGCTCGTTTGCCTTTGGCTTTCGTTCAAGAATTCGCATCTCGCGTATTTGAATCTAACGGTGGTTTGATAATGATCTTAATAGAATTGGTGATTTGGTTTGCTATTATCTTTGCGTCTATCATGCTAGTAATGGCAGTAAGACAGATTCCAGTACAATATGCAAGAAGAAGTGCAACTGGTGGGTATGAGAAGAATGTATTTGGATCAAGACAGTATATTCCTCTTAAATTAAACGCATCTGGGGTAATGCCTATCATCTTTGCTCAGGCAATTATGTTTATTCCGGCAGCCGTTGCAGGTTTATCTGATGGGGAAACCTCTCAGGGGATCGCAGCTGCTTTCAGTAATATCTTCGGGTTCTGGTATAACCTTGTATTTGCTTTGTTAATCATTGTATTTACATACTTCTATACGGCTATAACAGTTCCAACTAATAAAATGGCAGATGATCTTAAGAGAAGTGGTGGTTTTATTCCAGGGATTCGTCCAGGAGGAGAAACTGCAGAATTTCTTGATAGAGTAATGTCTCAAATTACCCTTCCAGGGTCAGTTTTCCTAGCATTGATTGCAGTGTTCCCTGCTATCGTAATGCAATTGTTGGGTGTGCAGCAAAGTTGGGCATTGTTCTTTGGAGGTACTTCACTATTAATTTTAGTGGGGGTTGCGATTGATACTATGCAACAGGTAAACTCATATTTGCTTAATAGGCATTATGATGGCTTGATGAAAACAGGTAAAAATAGAAAAGCAGTAGCGTAACTATGGCAAAACAATCAGCAATAGAACAAGATGGTACTATAATCGAAGCGTTGTCTAATGCAATGTTTCGAGTAGAACTTGAAAACGGTCACGTTGTGACAGCTCATATCTCTGGAAAGATGCGTATGCATTACATTAAATTGTTACCAGGAGATAAAGTAAAATTGGAAATGAGCCCTTATGATTTATCTAAGGCTCGAATAACATACAGATACTAAAAACAAATTCAGGTAATTGCAAAATTTTTAATACTTTTGCAGTCTGAAAAATTTGTGATAGTAAAATGCTTAATCGCGGTTTTATTAATTACGATTAGGAAATACATAAACCTATAGAGATGAAAGTTAGAGCATCAGTTAAAAAAAGGAGTGCCGAGTGCAAGATTGTGCGAAGAAAAGGCAGACTTTACGTTATTAACAAAAAGAATCCTAGATTTAAACAAAGACAAGGCTAATTATGGCAAGAATTGCAGGGGTTGATATACCAAAACAAAAGCGAGGAGTTATAGCGTTAACCTATATCTTCGGAATTGGCAAAAGCAGATCTCAAGAGATCTTGAAAGAAGCCAAGGTAGATGAGAGCACCAAAGTTTCAGATTGGTCCGATGATGAAATCGGAAGAATTCGTGAAGCTGTGGGAACTTATAAAATTGAAGGTGAACTACGTTCAGAAGTACAAATGAGCATTAAACGTCTTATGGATATAGGATGTTACCGTGGTGTTCGTCATAGATCAGGACTTCCATTAAGAGGTCAACGTACCAAGAACAATTCACGTACCAGAAAAGGTAGAAGAAAAACAGTTGCTAATAAGAAGAAAGCAACTAAATAATAAGTAAGATGGCAAAAACTCAAAAAGCAGCTCAAAAGAAACGTAAAGTAATCGTTGAGTCTAATGGAGAAGCGCATGTTACTGCTTCTTTTAACAATATCATTATTTCTTTAACCAACAAAAAAGGAGATTTAATCTCTTGGTCTTCTGCCGGTAAAATGGGCTTTAGAGGGTCTAAGAAGAATACTCCTTACGCTGCACAATTAGCTGCAGAAGATTGTTCTAAAGTAGCTCATGAAGCTGGTTTGCGTAAAGTTAAGGTGTTTGTTAAAGGACCAGGAAATGGTAGAGAATCTGCAATCCGTTCTATTCACAATGCAGGAATTGAAGTAACAGAAATTATTGATGTTACTCCATTACCGCACAACGGATGTAGACCTCCAAAAAGACGTAGAGTTTAATTATTAAGTATAAACAAAGAAAGCACTATAGATTATCGAAGGACAGTGACCTTAATTCATAATCGCTTTTTTTTTTAAAAACAATTTTCAATGGCAAGATATACTGGTCCAAAGACTAAGATAGCACGTAAATTTGGCGAGGCTATATTCGGAGACGATAAGTCTTTCGAAAAAAGAAACTATCCTCCGGGACAACACGGTAATAACCGTAGAAGAGGGAAAAAATCTGAATATGCAATCCAATTAATGGAGAAGCAAAAGGCTAAATATACTTATGGTGTATTAGAGCGTCAATTCAGAAACATGTTTGAAAAAGCTACACGTTCACAAGGTATTACCGGTGAAGTACTTTTACAATTATGTGAGTCTCGTTTGGATAATGTTGTTTACAGAATGGGAATTTCTCCATCAAGACCTGGTGCGAGACAATTGGTTTCTCACAGACACATTACTGTAAACGGTGAAGTGATGAATATTCCTTCTTACCAGTTAAAGCCTGGAGATGTTGTAGGGGTAAGAGAAAAATCAAAATCTTTGGATGCAATTCAAAGTTCACTTTCTAATTCAAGTGCTACTTACGAGTGGATCACTTGGAACAATGATACTAAATTGGGAACTTATGTTTCCGTTCCTGGAAGAGTTCAAATTCCAGAAAATATAAATGAACAATTCATCGTCGAATTATATTCGAAATAATAATTCACAGAAGTCGTAATATGGCAATACTAAATTTTCAGAAGCCCGATAAAGTTATAATGATTGATTCAACCGATTTCGAAGGGAAATTTGAATTTCGCCCTTTGGAACCAGGATATGGATTGACTGTTGGTAACGCTTTAAGAAGAGTACTGTTATCATCATTAGAAGGATTTGCAATAACTTCAGTTCGCATTGAAGGTGTTGATCATGAATTCTCTACAATCCCTGGCGTGGTAGAAGATGTAACAGAAATTATATTGAACCTGAAACAAGTAAGGTTTAAAAGGCAAATTGATGAAATAGACAATGAAGCCGTTACAATTTCTGTTTCCGGTCAAGAACAGCTTACTGCTGGTCATTTCCAGAAATTTATCTCAGGTTTTCAAATTCTAAATCCAGATTTAGTTATTTGTAATTTAGATAAAAAAGTAAGTTTCAATATGGAGCTTACTGTGGAAAAAGGAAGAGGTTATGTTCCTGCAGAAGAGAACAAAAAAGCCAATGCTCCTTTAGGAACTATCTTTACAGATTCGGTATATACACCAATAAAAAATGTAAAGTATAGTATAGAGAATTACCGTGTTGAACAAAAAACCGATTATGAGAAATTGGTATTTGAGATCAGCAGTGATGGTTCTATTCATCCTAAGGATGCCTTAACTGAGGCAGCTAAAACCTTGATACACCACTTTATGTTGTTCTCTGATGAGCGTATAACTCTAGAGGCTGATGAAATTGCGCAAACTGAAACTTATGATGAAGAATCCCTTCATATGAGACAGTTGCTTAAAACCAAATTGGTAGATATGGATCTTTCTGTTAGAGCACTTAACTGTTTAAAGGCAGCTGAAGTTGATACCTTGGGAGATTTAGTATCTTACAATAAAAATGACTTAATGAAGTTCCGTAACTTCGGTAAGAAATCTTTAACCGAGCTTGAAGAGCTTGTGAATAATAAAGGTTTAAACTTTGGTATGGATCTATCAAAATATAAATTGGATAAAGACTAGTTTCCAGTTTCTGGATAATAGGTCTAAAAGAGAATAGTAATGAGACACGGAAAGAAAATAAATCACTTAGGAAGAAAAACGGCGCACCGTAAGTCTATGTTAGCAAACATGGCTTGTTCCCTAATTGAGCACAAGCGTATTAACACTACTGTTGCTAAAGCTAAAGCTTTAAAGCAGTTTGTTGAGC is from Gillisia sp. Hel1_33_143 and encodes:
- the rpsE gene encoding 30S ribosomal protein S5, whose protein sequence is MYQDYKNVELVKPAGLELKDRLVGVQRVTKVTKGGRAFGFSAIVVVGDENGVVGQGLGKSKEVADAIAKAVEDAKKNLVRIPLNKGTIPHEQKGKYGGARILLIPAATGTGVIAGGAIRAVLESVGVHDVLSKNQGSSNPHNVVKATFDALLQLRSAQTVAKQRGVTLDKVFKG
- the rpmD gene encoding 50S ribosomal protein L30; this translates as MGKIKVTQVKSAIKRTANQKRTLEALGLRKLNQTVEHENTPNILGMVNKVSHLVSFEETK
- the rplO gene encoding 50S ribosomal protein L15; protein product: MDLSNLKPAEGSVQSNSKRVGRGEGSGKGGTATRGHKGAKSRSGYSKKIGFEGGQMPLQRRVPKFGFTNRNRKVYQGINLDTLQTLVDNGNVTDSVDMNVLVENGLVRKNEQVKILGRGELKAKLKISVHKFTASAKDAIEAAGGEVVTL
- the secY gene encoding preprotein translocase subunit SecY, translated to MKFINTIKNIWKIEELKNRILVTLGLLLVYRFGAQVVLPGIDAAQLSNLASQTDSGLLGLLNAFTGGAFSNASVFALGIMPYISASIVVQLMGIAVPYLQKLQKEGESGRRRINQITRWLTIAITLVQGPGYIYNLFATLPQSAFLLGDNITFIVSSVIILTTGTIFAMWLGERITDKGIGNGISLLIMVGIIARLPLAFVQEFASRVFESNGGLIMILIELVIWFAIIFASIMLVMAVRQIPVQYARRSATGGYEKNVFGSRQYIPLKLNASGVMPIIFAQAIMFIPAAVAGLSDGETSQGIAAAFSNIFGFWYNLVFALLIIVFTYFYTAITVPTNKMADDLKRSGGFIPGIRPGGETAEFLDRVMSQITLPGSVFLALIAVFPAIVMQLLGVQQSWALFFGGTSLLILVGVAIDTMQQVNSYLLNRHYDGLMKTGKNRKAVA
- the infA gene encoding translation initiation factor IF-1, with translation MAKQSAIEQDGTIIEALSNAMFRVELENGHVVTAHISGKMRMHYIKLLPGDKVKLEMSPYDLSKARITYRY
- the ykgO gene encoding type B 50S ribosomal protein L36, coding for MKVRASVKKRSAECKIVRRKGRLYVINKKNPRFKQRQG
- the rpsM gene encoding 30S ribosomal protein S13 — its product is MARIAGVDIPKQKRGVIALTYIFGIGKSRSQEILKEAKVDESTKVSDWSDDEIGRIREAVGTYKIEGELRSEVQMSIKRLMDIGCYRGVRHRSGLPLRGQRTKNNSRTRKGRRKTVANKKKATK
- the rpsK gene encoding 30S ribosomal protein S11, whose amino-acid sequence is MAKTQKAAQKKRKVIVESNGEAHVTASFNNIIISLTNKKGDLISWSSAGKMGFRGSKKNTPYAAQLAAEDCSKVAHEAGLRKVKVFVKGPGNGRESAIRSIHNAGIEVTEIIDVTPLPHNGCRPPKRRRV
- the rpsD gene encoding 30S ribosomal protein S4 yields the protein MARYTGPKTKIARKFGEAIFGDDKSFEKRNYPPGQHGNNRRRGKKSEYAIQLMEKQKAKYTYGVLERQFRNMFEKATRSQGITGEVLLQLCESRLDNVVYRMGISPSRPGARQLVSHRHITVNGEVMNIPSYQLKPGDVVGVREKSKSLDAIQSSLSNSSATYEWITWNNDTKLGTYVSVPGRVQIPENINEQFIVELYSK
- a CDS encoding DNA-directed RNA polymerase subunit alpha, with product MAILNFQKPDKVIMIDSTDFEGKFEFRPLEPGYGLTVGNALRRVLLSSLEGFAITSVRIEGVDHEFSTIPGVVEDVTEIILNLKQVRFKRQIDEIDNEAVTISVSGQEQLTAGHFQKFISGFQILNPDLVICNLDKKVSFNMELTVEKGRGYVPAEENKKANAPLGTIFTDSVYTPIKNVKYSIENYRVEQKTDYEKLVFEISSDGSIHPKDALTEAAKTLIHHFMLFSDERITLEADEIAQTETYDEESLHMRQLLKTKLVDMDLSVRALNCLKAAEVDTLGDLVSYNKNDLMKFRNFGKKSLTELEELVNNKGLNFGMDLSKYKLDKD